AAACGCGAACGAGACCAAACAAAAACAAAGCGAAATCAACGAAATTGACCGTTATCCCGTCGCTCATAACGGTCTGGTTGCAGGTTCGAGTCCTGCCGGGCCCACCACATTGTTAGTCCGTCAGCATTCGCAACGATGCGTCCTCATCCGCTGAAGCGACATTTCCGCTGTTTTTGTAATGACTTTCAACGTGCAAACGTTCGCCGATGTTCGTAGGGTGTTTGCTAACATCCCGCCGTTTTGTTGGCATATTTGTTGGTATCTTATCGAAGCCGAAGCGAGATACCAACATGCCGCTCACGGATACGAAGTGTCGGAATGCCAAGAGGCAAGTCAAGCCACGCAAGCTCTCCGACGGCGGCGGCTTGCACCTCTTAATCAATCCTGACGGAGCTAAATACTGGCGCTTGGCCTATCGGTGGCATGGCAAGCAACGCACCCTTGCAATCGGCGTTTATCCGGCCATTGGGTTGATGGAGGCGCGCGCTGCGCGGGATGAAGCCAAACGTAACCTTGCTGCTGACATCGATCCTTCAGTAGTGAAACGGGAGCGTAAGCGGGCCGCAAAGATTGCAATTGACAATACCTTCGAAGCCGTCGCGCGCGAGTGGCACGAAAACTGGAAAGGTGCACGTAGCCCCTACTACGCTGCCCAGATCCTCCGACGTCTGGAGGCGAATGCTTTCCCGGCCATCGGTCGCCGTCCGGTTGCGGCGATTGAGCCGCCGGAACTTCTGGACATGCTGCGCAAGGTCGAGAAGCGCGGGGTGAACGAAACGGCGCGACGGCTAAAGCAACTCGTCGGACAAATATTCCGTTTCGCTATCGTGACCGGCCGAGCGAAGCGGGACCCCTCCGTTGATCTCAAGGACGCTTTACGAGCTACGGGAGAACCGCAACGTCACAGAGCGATGCCGCTTTCGGAGCTGCCAACCTTCTTGCAGAAGTTGGAATGTTACAGCGGCGAGCAGCAGACCAAACTTGCATTGAAGCTGGTAACCCTGACGTTTCTTCGAACGACTGAGCTGCGCGCCGGCAAGTGGGGCGAACTGGAGAACCTGGATGAGAATTCCGCTGTGTGGCGCATTCCGGCCGAACGTATGAAAATGCGCCTGGAGCATCTGGTGCCTCTGTCACGCCAAGCAGTCGCGGTATTGCGCGAGCTGCGCGCGCTTTGTGGCGGTAGTCCCTACATCTTTCCTTCGCCCGGAAAAGGCGACTGCATGTCCAGCAACACCATGCTCTATGCCATCTACCGGATGGGATATCACGGTCGCGCCACGACCCACGGTTTCCGCACCGTCGCTTCCACGATCTTAAACGAAACCAACTTGTTCAACCGAGATTGGATCGAACGCCAGCTTTCGCACGTAGAACGAAACGAAGTGCGACGCGCGTACAACGCCGCGGAGTGGATGCCTGATCGTCGAAGAATGATGCAGTGGTGGGCAGACCATATTACAGCGTTGGCTCTCGAAGGCGACAAAATCATTCCGTTGTCGCGCGCGGGCTAACTAAATGCCTTATTCTCCGAAGGGGGAGGCCACACGTTCGAATCGTGTCGGGTGCGCCATCGTTCCCGATGGCAGTCAGGCAACACGCATCTAGGCCTTGCGCAGTGGCGGTCGCGGACCACTGACAAATACATCCAGCTCCCGCACGCTTATGGGTCAGCGTGATGCCCATGATGTTGATGCGCCGCCTTGGGTTGCGCTCCATCGGGAGACGCATTCGCCGATGTGCCAGCGCATTTACTATTACAAGGGGCAGAGCGCCTTCACTCGTTGGCATGCGGTGCTCGCGCTCGAAGGTGGCAGACCGTCCAAATACGGCCGTTCATTCGGCGTAATACCAATCCTCATAATGATCGACCGATGTAAGCCCAATCGCGGAGCCCGATCGACATGATCTTCCACGGCTGCGCGATGAGGGTGTTCCAGGCGTAACAGCAGTGGTCGACGATGTCGTCGTAGGATTTGAAGACGCGGTTTGACAGCCAATTTTGGCGCATGAACTGCCAGATGTTCTCCTGGCTGTTCAGCTCGGGCGAACGCGGCGGCAATGGCAGCAGCGAGATGTTGTGCGGAACGCTCAGCTGCTTCGCTCCGTGCCATCCAGCCTGATCGAGGATGATGATGGCGTGGGCACCATGGCTGACCTTGGTGGATATCTCATCGAGATGAAGCTGCATTGCTTCGGTGTTGCAGAAAGGTAGTACCAGAGCGGCGCCAGTTCCGAGTTCAGGACATACGGCACCGAACAGGTACGTCGATTGCGTACGCTGGTCATGGGCTGCCCGCGGCCGCGATCCCTTTCTGGCCCAGCGATAGGTGAGCTTATTCTTCTGGCCCACCCGCATCTCATCCTGGAACCACACCTCTACCGGCGTGTCCGGCGCAAGGCTGCTGCGGATGTCCTCCACGCTGGAGTGGAAGTTTTTTTATATGCCTCGATCGCATCGGGATCCTGCTTGTAAGCTCTCGGCCGGGCGCTGACGTGTGAGAAGCCGAGGTCCTTGAGGGCGCGATAGACCGTGTCGTCTGATACCGAGATGCCAAACTCCTCGTGCAGCCGCATGATCAGGTCACACGCCCGCCAGCGCACCACGCCATGGATGGCCGGGATCGGCCCTTCGTCCACGATCTGCGCCAGAAACGCCCGATGCTCCTCGTTGAGCTTCGCCGGCGCACCTGGCGCGGGGACATTGATCAAACCATCCGGCCCTTGCTCGTTGAACCGGATCACCCAGTCGCGTAGCGTCTGCCGGTCCATCCCGCCGACCTTGGCGGCCTCCGTGCGCGAGGCGCCATCGAGCACCGCAGCAATCGCCAGAAGCCGCCGAACCTGATCGCTGTCCTTCGCCCGCCGCGCTAACCGGCGCACCTCAACCGCCGTCAAATCCGTCCGAACCGCAATCGGCTGGCCCATGGCAACTCCCTCCAATTGCCATGTTGAATCATCGACCCGCTGATTTGGAAAGCCCCACCGTGAGTCACCACCTCAGCGGATTAGTATAAGACTATTGGTAACGGGCTAGGCCGAGATCCTCTGTTTCGATGTCGGGCTTCCGCCCCGACACAAGGTCCGCTATGACCCGAGAGGACCCGCAACTCATTGTCCAACCGAGAGTGCCATGCCCGGTATTCACGAAAAGATTTCTAATTCTGGTCCGGCCGATAATTGGAGTCCCATCCGGCGTCATCGGTCGTAGCCCTGACCAGAAGGACGCGTTCTTGGGGTCTCCACCGGGAAACAGATCCATCACGGAATACTCCAGCGTTCGCCGGCGTGCCTCGACGAGATCATTGGTGTAACCTGAGATTTCAGCCATTCCACCGACACGAATGCGGTCCCCGAGGCGGGTAATCGCAATCTTGTATGTCTCGTCCATGACCGTCGATTCGGGGGCGCGCGAAGTGTCGGTAATGGGAATCGTCAGCGAGTATCCCTTGACAGGATAAACTGGCAGCTTGATTCCTATCTTCTTGAGGAGAAGCGGTGAATAACTTCCCAGTGCGACAACGACCGCGTCCGAACGAATAGCCCCGCGATCGGTGATCACACCACGCACTTGGCCGGCTTCGATGTCCAGTCCATTGATGCAATGTCCGTAACGGAAATCGACACCCAATGCCGCGGCTTTCTGCTCCAGCGCATTGGTGAACTTGAAGCAATCGCCGGTCTCGTCCTTCGGAGTTAAAAGCCCTCCGACTATTCGGTCGCGAACGTGGCGCAATGCGGGTTCGACCCGAACACAACCGTCTCGATCGAGCACCTCAAATGGAACGCCATCCGCTGCAAGAGCCTTCATGTCCTTTGCCGATGCATCGAGCTGCTGTTGTGTTCGAAACAACTGCAGGGTCCCCTGCATACGCTCGTCATAGTGCAACGAGGTCTCTTCCCTCACCTCGGCAAGTGCCTTGCGACTGTAGTCCGCCAGGCGGAGCATCCGTCCCTTGTTAAGGGCATACCGGCTGGCTGTGCAGTTGGACAACATGCGGACAAGCCAAGAGAGCATGGCGGCATCAAGCTTCGGACGAAGGATCAATGGCGCATGCCGCATAAGCATCCACTTGACGGCCTTCATAGGGATTCCGGGGGCAGCCCACGGCGAACAGTAGCCAAAGGAGACCTCCCCGGCGTTCGCATAACTGGTCTCCAGTGCTGGACCCGGTTGCCTATCGACAACGACGACTTCGTGCCCGAGCTTTGCAAGTTGATATGCGGTTGTGACGCCGATAATGCCCGCGCCTAAAATGGTGACTTTCATTCCTTTGGTCCAACGTTCTGCTTGACGATATTGATGCGGGGTGTTTGCCGGGAACGCATTAGCGATACTCTCTGCGGAAGCGATGACCGAGGCCCGTGAGAATTTCGTAGGCGATCGTGCCCGCGTCCGCTGCCAGCGCCTCGATTGTCTGATGAAGACCGATCACTTCGACGAGGCTTCCACAAAGAGCTGAGCGTTGTTCGGAAGTTGAGGCCGCAGCGCAATGGCTTCCTCCGCTTGCGCCACAAAAAAGTGTCTGCAGCCAGCATCAAGCAATGACCCCGCCACCTGGATGGCACCCAGACCATAGGCGAGGGCCTTGACGACTGCCGCAACGCTGGCCGGGTTCGCCAAGGCTGCGATACGCTCAAAATTCCGGCGCAGTGCGGTCAAATCGACGGTCATGTATCCGGGGAAGCCCTGTGCTTCCCCATCTACGAGCGCCTGCGGAGCAGTTCGGTCGAATTTCTTTTCGCTTTTCATGACGAAAGGCGTAGCGCAATAATCGAGCAAATGCTGCGCATTCGTTGCTTGATTATTCTGCGGAACCAGCAAAATTGGAATGATCAGCGATATTTTCGCACAAACTGGATTTCAGCGATGGACAGCATAGATCGCAATATCTTGCGCGCGCTGCGTGTGAATGCCCGGGTCAGCAATGTCAATCTGGCGGAGGAAGTTGGGCTTTCTCCTTCGGCTTGTCTGCGGCGCATCAAGCTTCTCGAGAAGGCCGGCGTCATTCGCGGATACACGGCGCTCGTCGAGACCGGCGCCGATTCGCAGGGGCTTGCCGTGCTGATCAACATCACGCTGGAACGGCAGACCGTGGAGTATCTCAATAAATTCGAGGCTGCGGTCCGCAAGTATCCGGAGATCCAGGAGTGCTACCTCATGACGGGTGGCGCGGATTACTTCCTGCGCGTGGAAGCAGCCAATGCTGTTGAGTTCGAGCGGATCCACAAGGAAATCCTCTCGACCCTTCCAGGCGTCTCACGCATCCATTCCAGCTTTTCGATTAGAAATGTGCTTGCAAACCGGCCAAAGGGCCGGCGCTGATATGCATCTTTTGCGGTCGAGCAGGCCGCGTATCGATGAATCTCCGCCGCCTTCCTCGGTCCGCAGTTAGCAACTAGATTGGTCGACAACTCGGCATATTCGAAGCCGGCCAGTGGGGCGCCGAGACTTAACCACCGATCCCGTCCCCTGCGCCGCAAATTCGGTGAACATCTTCCCAGATATTGATTTTTCTTGGTATGGCGGGCGCTTCCGCCCGTTTCATGGTCGCCGTCGCCACCGCTAAGCTAAGGCGTCACTGGCAAAACCGCTGGATAGCGCAAAATAGGCTGTGCAATCTCACGCTTCCTCACCGAGCGCACGGGGGGCGGGTCTGGATGCCTAAACAAGATTGGACCTGGCCAACGCGTCCAGCAACCGCTGCAATAGCTTTCACCAAACTAATCCGCTGAGAACCCTCAGTAATTGGAATGGGCGCCTCAGGGCGCGCATATGGGCTTGCGAGCACATGTTGCATATGCTACTGATATTTTTACCACTGTAGCATTTACAACATACCGAGTCTTGAGGGCCTTTCAAGACTAAGTCATCGGGATCGGCCATCCGCGCCAACAGAATTGAGCCATTGTAAATGGTTTCCCCATCGCCAGGCCCAAGGCAGACCAGCCCGACGCTGGCCGACGGGTTCGCTGAAATCGAGCGCACGGCCGAACATGCGGTCGACGATCTCGCGCGGATGGTGGCGGTCGACACGACCTTCCCACCCGGCGCAGGATATGAAGCGTTTGCCGAATTGATGGACAGCACTGTTGCGGCCCTTGGGCTGGAGTGTCAGCCCGTCGATGTGCCCGAGCACTTGTGGCGTGTGACGGGCGGCCCGGCCTATGGCCGCAGAGCCAATCTCACCGCGCGACGCCGATCCGGCAAGCCGGTGCTCGGACTTTACTTCCATGTCGACACCGTGCCGGCAGCGCCGGGCTGGACAACCAATCCGTTCCAATTGACGCGCGACGGCGATCGTCTGATCGGCCTTGGCGCCGCCGACATGAAGGGCACCATCGCAGCCGTTCTGCTGGCCCTGCGCGCCGCCGACGCAATCGGCCTTCCGCTCGGTTACGACCCGATGCTGCTGCTCTGCACCGACGAGGAAGGCGGGCTCTATCCCGGCGTGCGATATGTCGCCGAGCAGGGTTTACTCGAAGGCCACATTCTCAACTTCAACGGCACCGCGGCGCCGCGGATCTGGGCCGGCTGCTTCGGCCTCTTCACGCTTCTGCTGCGCGTGCACGGCAAGACCGTTCACGCAAGCGCGGCCGGGACCGCGGGTTCGGGTGCCAATGCCATCGAGGCCGCACTTCCGATCCTCAATGCACTTACGGCGTTGAAGCCGAAAATCGCCGCGCGGACGTCAGCCCTGCCTGCGCCACCGGGCGCAACGAGTCCGCTCGCGGCCCAACTCGATATTTCCGCCGCCCATGGCGGCCAATGCGGCGGCCAGATTCCGTCGCTCTTCGAAGTCCTCGTCTGTCGGCGTTATGCGCCGGAGGAAGATTTTCTGGCCGCGCGAGCCGAAATCGAGGATGCCATCGCCGCGGCCGCGCCTGGAGCCGACGTCGACGTGGTCCTCACCGGCCACCTGATGCCGACGTCAGATCCTACGGGTCCGCACTGGCCTCGCTGGCAGGAGGCACTGTCGGCCGGGTTCGGCTACGCGCCGGACGATTTCGCCAAATGGGGCGCGACGAGTTGTTCCGATTTCGGCTGGGTGCAACAGACCGGCATGCAGGAGATCCTGCTCACCGGCGTCGGCCGGCCGGACAACCGAGTTCACGCCCCCGGCGAATTCACCACGCGCGCCGACATCGTCGCGCTGGCGAAATCGGTGCTCGCCTATCTGTCCGCTGAATTCCGTTCGGACCTATCTCCCGAAACACCCGCTGCCCGCTAACCGAAGGAACCCGCTCCATGCTGTCTGTCACTCGCCGTCTTTTCCTTGCCGGAACCGCGATCAGCCTCGTCAACGCGCCGAAGATCACCTTCGCCGAAGCACCGAAGCGCGGCGGCGTCCTGCGCATGTCGGTGGATCAGGCGATGTCGGTGATTCATCCGATGCTGGCGCGCGTGAACCCCGAATACCTCCTGACCGAACTGCTGTACTCCAACCTCACGAGGCTGAAGCCGGACATGACCGTCGAGCCGGACCTCGCCCTTTCATGGGAGTCAAATGCCGCGCTGACCGAATGGACCTTCAAGCTGCGCCCGGGCGTGACGTTTCATGACGGCTCGCCACTGACCGCCGACGATGTCGTCGCCACGATCAATGCCATCCTCAATCCGAAGACCGCCTCCCCCGGCCGCACCAATGTCGGCCCGATCAAGGAGGTCGCGGCGCTCGATCCGTTGACTGTCAAATTCACGCTCTCCGGCGCTTATGCCGACCTTCCGGTGGCACTCACCTATCTCAATGCGCGCATCGTTCCGGCCAAGATCGTCGCCGGCGACCTCGCCAGCCTTTCGATCACCGCCAACGGCACCGGCCCCTTCAAGCTCACGTCCTACGAGCCTGATCGCCGGATCATCGTCGAACGCAATCCTGTCTATTATGATCCGATGCGGCCTTACCTCGACCGGATAGAACTGCTGGTCTATCCGGACCGCACCGCCGAGGCCTCGGCGATGATCTCCGGCGAGATCGATCTACTGCTTACGACCACGCCCGGCGAATATGAGCGCCTGGTCAAGGCCGACGGCGTCAAAGCGCTGCGCACGCCCTCAGGCCAATTCCTGAACATCAACCTCGGCTGCGACCAGAAGCCGTTCAACGACGTGCGCGTGCGCCAGGCGCTGGCCCTAGCGGTTGATCGCGAGGCGACCGTCGGCTTCGTCGCGGGCGGCTACGGCACGCCAGGCAACGATACGCCGCTGAGCTCCGCCTATCACTTCTACAAGAACATTCCATTGAAGAAGCCCGATATCGCCAAGGCGAAGCAGCTTCTGGCCGACGCGGGCTATCCCAACGGCATCGACCTGACACTGATCGCTTCCGACAAGCCGGCGACCCGAACGCAGCTCGGCGTCGCCGTGCGCGAGATGGCGGCGACCGCCGGATTCCGCATCAACGTGCAGACCATGCCGCACGCGACCTATCTCGACCAGGTCTGGAAGAAGGGCAATTTCTACGTCGGCTTCTACAACATGCAGCCGACCGCGGACGCGATCTTCAACCTGCTATACACCTCGAACGCGGCCTGGAACGAAACCCGCTGGAACAACAGCGAGTTTGACGCCGTCATCAATGCCGCGCGCGTCGAGAACGATGAAGCCAAGCGTACCGCGCTCTATGCAAAGGCCCAGAACATGATGAATGCTGAAGTCCCGACGGTGATTTCGGCGTTCTTTGACCTGCTCGCAGCGCAACGGTCCTACGTCGACGGCTACATCCTGCATCCGCGCGGCTCGGTGTTCCGTCTCGACATGGTCTCGCTCGGCGCCGGCGCGCCGAAGCGCGCCTGAGGCTGGAGAGGTTCGGTGTCACTCGCCTGGTTCATGCGCCGCCTGATGCTGATGGCCTACACCATCATCGTGGTCGCGATGCTGGTGTTCGTCATCACGCAGATCCTTCCGGCGGATGCGGCCCAGTCGCTGCTCGGGGAAAATGCGACGCCGGAGGTGCTCGCTGCGCTCCGGGCGAAGCTCGGGCTCGGCGATCCGGCCTGGCTGCAATATGCGCGCTGGGCCGGCCATGTCTTCACCGGCGATTTCGGCATCTCGATGCGTACCAGCCAGCCGGTCGGCCCGGAAATGCTGGCCGCGCTGTCACGCTCGCTGCTGCTCGCGGTCTCGTCCATCCTTGTTACGCTGGCCGTGGCGGTACCGTTCGGCATGGTGGCCGCGCTGCGGCAAGGCCGGCTTGCCGACACCGGCGTCAGCCTCATTGCCTATCTCGGCGTCTCGTTGCCGGAGTTCGTCACCGCAACGCTGCTGGCCCTCCTGCTCGCCGATACCCTGCACTTGCTGCCGGCGACCGGCTACGTCTCCCCGCTCGAGGATTTCGGCGGCGGCATCCGTCATCTGGCACTACCGGTGCTTACCGTCTCGGTGATCCTGATCGCCCACGTCATGCGCATGATGCGCTCCGAGACGCTCGACGTGCTGAAATCCGACTATATCCGCGCTGCGCGTCTGAAGGGGCTCCCTGAACGGCGCGTGCTGTTTCGCCATGCCTTGCGCAACGCGCTGCTGCCGGTCATCACCATCATCGCGCTCGATGTCGGCTATCTGCTCGGCGGCATCATCGTGATCGAGGAGATCTTTGCCATTCCCGGCATCGGCCGTGCACTGATGGTTGCCATCACGACGCGCGACCTTCCGTCGATCCAGGCGGGTGCGTTGATCATGGCCACGACCTATGCCGCCACCAACACGTTGGCCGACATGGCCTATGCGCTTCTCGATCCGCGGATCCGCTATGACTGAGCCGTTCATCCGCCTGCTGCGGAAGCCGCAGGGCTTTGTCGGCATCGTGTTGCTCGCGCTCGTCGCGATCGCCTGCCTGTTCGGGCCGGCATTGGCGCCCTATGCGCCGGAAAAGATCGATTTTCTCGGCAGGTTCCGCGCGCCTGGCTGGCAGAATTGGCTCGGCGCGGATCAATTCGGACGCGACATCCTGAGCCGTCTGATGGTCGGGGCGCGGTCGACCGTACCGATGGCCCTCCTCGCCACCCTCATCGGCAGCGCGGCCGGCGCGATCATCGGTGTCGGCTCCGCCTATCTCGGCGGACGCACTGACGAA
This region of Bradyrhizobium sp. CCGUVB1N3 genomic DNA includes:
- a CDS encoding D-amino acid dehydrogenase — translated: MKVTILGAGIIGVTTAYQLAKLGHEVVVVDRQPGPALETSYANAGEVSFGYCSPWAAPGIPMKAVKWMLMRHAPLILRPKLDAAMLSWLVRMLSNCTASRYALNKGRMLRLADYSRKALAEVREETSLHYDERMQGTLQLFRTQQQLDASAKDMKALAADGVPFEVLDRDGCVRVEPALRHVRDRIVGGLLTPKDETGDCFKFTNALEQKAAALGVDFRYGHCINGLDIEAGQVRGVITDRGAIRSDAVVVALGSYSPLLLKKIGIKLPVYPVKGYSLTIPITDTSRAPESTVMDETYKIAITRLGDRIRVGGMAEISGYTNDLVEARRRTLEYSVMDLFPGGDPKNASFWSGLRPMTPDGTPIIGRTRIRNLFVNTGHGTLGWTMSCGSSRVIADLVSGRKPDIETEDLGLARYQ
- a CDS encoding ABC transporter substrate-binding protein, which translates into the protein MLSVTRRLFLAGTAISLVNAPKITFAEAPKRGGVLRMSVDQAMSVIHPMLARVNPEYLLTELLYSNLTRLKPDMTVEPDLALSWESNAALTEWTFKLRPGVTFHDGSPLTADDVVATINAILNPKTASPGRTNVGPIKEVAALDPLTVKFTLSGAYADLPVALTYLNARIVPAKIVAGDLASLSITANGTGPFKLTSYEPDRRIIVERNPVYYDPMRPYLDRIELLVYPDRTAEASAMISGEIDLLLTTTPGEYERLVKADGVKALRTPSGQFLNINLGCDQKPFNDVRVRQALALAVDREATVGFVAGGYGTPGNDTPLSSAYHFYKNIPLKKPDIAKAKQLLADAGYPNGIDLTLIASDKPATRTQLGVAVREMAATAGFRINVQTMPHATYLDQVWKKGNFYVGFYNMQPTADAIFNLLYTSNAAWNETRWNNSEFDAVINAARVENDEAKRTALYAKAQNMMNAEVPTVISAFFDLLAAQRSYVDGYILHPRGSVFRLDMVSLGAGAPKRA
- a CDS encoding integrase arm-type DNA-binding domain-containing protein, with product MPLTDTKCRNAKRQVKPRKLSDGGGLHLLINPDGAKYWRLAYRWHGKQRTLAIGVYPAIGLMEARAARDEAKRNLAADIDPSVVKRERKRAAKIAIDNTFEAVAREWHENWKGARSPYYAAQILRRLEANAFPAIGRRPVAAIEPPELLDMLRKVEKRGVNETARRLKQLVGQIFRFAIVTGRAKRDPSVDLKDALRATGEPQRHRAMPLSELPTFLQKLECYSGEQQTKLALKLVTLTFLRTTELRAGKWGELENLDENSAVWRIPAERMKMRLEHLVPLSRQAVAVLRELRALCGGSPYIFPSPGKGDCMSSNTMLYAIYRMGYHGRATTHGFRTVASTILNETNLFNRDWIERQLSHVERNEVRRAYNAAEWMPDRRRMMQWWADHITALALEGDKIIPLSRAG
- a CDS encoding IS630 family transposase (programmed frameshift), translating into MGQPIAVRTDLTAVEVRRLARRAKDSDQVRRLLAIAAVLDGASRTEAAKVGGMDRQTLRDWVIRFNEQGPDGLINVPAPGAPAKLNEEHRAFLAQIVDEGPIPAIHGVVRWRACDLIMRLHEEFGISVSDDTVYRALKDLGFSHVSARPRAYKQDPDAIEAYKKNFHSSVEDIRSSLAPDTPVEVWFQDEMRVGQKNKLTYRWARKGSRPRAAHDQRTQSTYLFGAVCPELGTGAALVLPFCNTEAMQLHLDEISTKVSHGAHAIIILDQAGWHGAKQLSVPHNISLLPLPPRSPELNSQENIWQFMRQNWLSNRVFKSYDDIVDHCCYAWNTLIAQPWKIMSIGLRDWAYIGRSL
- a CDS encoding ABC transporter permease is translated as MSLAWFMRRLMLMAYTIIVVAMLVFVITQILPADAAQSLLGENATPEVLAALRAKLGLGDPAWLQYARWAGHVFTGDFGISMRTSQPVGPEMLAALSRSLLLAVSSILVTLAVAVPFGMVAALRQGRLADTGVSLIAYLGVSLPEFVTATLLALLLADTLHLLPATGYVSPLEDFGGGIRHLALPVLTVSVILIAHVMRMMRSETLDVLKSDYIRAARLKGLPERRVLFRHALRNALLPVITIIALDVGYLLGGIIVIEEIFAIPGIGRALMVAITTRDLPSIQAGALIMATTYAATNTLADMAYALLDPRIRYD
- a CDS encoding alanine racemase C-terminal domain-containing protein; this translates as MIGLHQTIEALAADAGTIAYEILTGLGHRFRREYR
- a CDS encoding M20 family metallopeptidase, whose protein sequence is MVSPSPGPRQTSPTLADGFAEIERTAEHAVDDLARMVAVDTTFPPGAGYEAFAELMDSTVAALGLECQPVDVPEHLWRVTGGPAYGRRANLTARRRSGKPVLGLYFHVDTVPAAPGWTTNPFQLTRDGDRLIGLGAADMKGTIAAVLLALRAADAIGLPLGYDPMLLLCTDEEGGLYPGVRYVAEQGLLEGHILNFNGTAAPRIWAGCFGLFTLLLRVHGKTVHASAAGTAGSGANAIEAALPILNALTALKPKIAARTSALPAPPGATSPLAAQLDISAAHGGQCGGQIPSLFEVLVCRRYAPEEDFLAARAEIEDAIAAAAPGADVDVVLTGHLMPTSDPTGPHWPRWQEALSAGFGYAPDDFAKWGATSCSDFGWVQQTGMQEILLTGVGRPDNRVHAPGEFTTRADIVALAKSVLAYLSAEFRSDLSPETPAAR
- a CDS encoding Lrp/AsnC family transcriptional regulator encodes the protein MSAMDSIDRNILRALRVNARVSNVNLAEEVGLSPSACLRRIKLLEKAGVIRGYTALVETGADSQGLAVLINITLERQTVEYLNKFEAAVRKYPEIQECYLMTGGADYFLRVEAANAVEFERIHKEILSTLPGVSRIHSSFSIRNVLANRPKGRR
- a CDS encoding alanine racemase; this encodes MKSEKKFDRTAPQALVDGEAQGFPGYMTVDLTALRRNFERIAALANPASVAAVVKALAYGLGAIQVAGSLLDAGCRHFFVAQAEEAIALRPQLPNNAQLFVEASSK